In Hymenobacter volaticus, the genomic window GCTGAGCCGCGGCCAGCAAGGCTATGTTGCCACCTTCGCCGTGTCCTACCATTCCAAGGTGTGCAATGTCGATCAGCGGCCGGGTACGCAGGAAACTAAGTGCGGCCTGGGCATCGCGCACACGGTCGGCGGTGGTCACCGTGGCTGAGTCGCCGGCCGATTGACCAATGCCCCGGTCATCAAGGCGTAGCACTGCAATGCCACGGCGAGTAAGGAAGTCGGCTAGGCTGCCGGTCAGGGCATAGTCACCATACACCGCGTCGCGGGTTTGCGTGTCGAGGTCTGAGAGCACCACCACGGCCGGAAAAGGGCCTTCACCGGCGGGTATGGTAAGGGTACCTGCCAAACTTAGGTGGTCAATAGTATTAGGCACCTTTACCTCCTCGACGCGGTAAGGCGGAGGAAACTTGAAGATTTTGGGAGCGGCCGTAGTAGCCGGAGGAATAAACAGCAATGTAAGTGGAGCAGAGTAGCCTGTTTGTTGCCATACGCCCAATAGTTGTTGGCCATCAGCCGAACGCCGGCCCACAAAGCGGCAGCCTGCCTGTTCGGCTTCAAAGGTGAGCGTATCGCCGCGGGGAGTCACGGTCATAGGCTCCCGGTTGACACGCTGCATAGGCACATCCAGTACTGCAAACCGGTTTCCATCGGCTAGCTCCGTTACCGTAATCATCATTGGCAAACTACCTCCCGGCACTGTCAAGGCTCCTTTCCACTGCCCCTCCAACGAATAACGCTTGGCGGTTGGTGCCTGGGCTTGCGCCTCCGTGCAGATAATTAAGCTGAGTAGCATCAGCACAACCCAGTTCCATAAGGATCTGGAAACCAACTTTTTCATGAGTAGTATAATGGAGACGGCAGCCTTTTAAACAGAGCTTAGTTGCAATCCAGCCCATCTGCTCGGCGAGTAGATGGGCTGAAGTTTAAATATGCTGCAAGTACGTTGTTTGGCTTCGGAGCCTGCCAGCCAATTCGTTGGAACTCGGCAAAAAGGCGATAAAAATAGAATTTTCGCTGACTAATATAACTTCCTTATTAAGGGCGCAGAACTCGGTCAATAACGTGTACTACACCATTGGTAGCCTGTACATCCGGAATTACCATGTTAGCGGGTGTAGTGTTCTGAGGCCCTTTCACAGTTATCACTCCGTTAGTGAATGTTCCTAACTGCAAGCGAGCTCCTCCAAACGAATTTACGGTGGAGTTGTCTACGAATTCTGGAGTGAATTTAGCACCATCGGCAAGGACATGAGTTGCCAGAACAGCCGTCACCACTTCTTTAGGCAGCTTACGAATATCTGCCGGAACATTAAGCGATACTCCAAGCTCGGTACCCAGATTTTTGAATGCTTGGTCGGTAGGTGCAAACACAGTCAGGTTAGGCGTTTTGGAGAGTACATCTGCCAAGTCGCAATACAGTACCGCTTCTACCAGAAAAGTTAGTTCTGGACTAGTGAAGACTTTCGAGGTTTGCAGCGCAAGGGCCGATTCTACCACAGTGGCCTTAGTAGCTAGCAATACCTTATCAATTACGTGAATGGTACCATTGGCCGCTTGCACATCAGTAACTAGAATGCGCGAACCATTCACGTATAAATCGTTGCCTCTGCGGATAATGCGCCGTTGAGGTCCTAGAGCTGATGCTGAGGTTGCTCCTGCTGTTAAGTCACTACCTGCTATTGTTCCGTTGGCAACGTGGTAAAACAGTGTATTCTGCAGGAAAGGCTGCTGCAATGTGAGTAAGTCGCTAGCAGAATTTAGCCCTAAACGAGAGAAGGCAGCGTTGTTAGGTGCAAAAACAGTGTAATTACCCTTATTCGTAGGATCATTAGGATTTTTATTAGATAAAATTCCAGCAACATCTCCTCGGATAGCGGCATCTTCTAAAACTTGAAAGTCAGGATTCGATACTGTGATGTTGGCAATCGTAGGGTCAACTTCCTCTTTCTTATCGCAGCTCGACAACGCTAATGCGCCAACTAGCAAACTACTACACCAAGTAAGCAATTTTTTTTTCATAGGTAACTCCTTGTTAAACAGTACTATATTTTGATTAAATCAGTGCGATTCTAGGAAACCAAACACTTAAACCGAACAACAAACGAAACAGGGGTAACTTCGGATTGTGACGAAGATAAAACCGAACAGCACATTTCTGCCGTAATTCAACCAGATAAATTCGCAGGATTGCAGAGAACTCCACGAAGGTATTATATTTGAATAACGTCGAGATGTCTTCCCTCGATTTTGTTTTCTAAATCATTTTATTATGCAAAAAATCTACCGTTCTCTACTTTTACTCTCACTTGCCAATTTAAGTGGTCTATCGGCTGCCTATGCCCAAAGCTTGGTCAGCGGTTTCATGGCCGGCAAGGGCCACGGGTCGGTGGTCGTTTCGGGTACGGTAGAGCGTTATTCGAGCGTGTATCTGGCCCCCACGAAGATTGATAAGGTGCCAATTTTTGATGAGGTCAGAGTTAGCTCTCTTAACCTGTATGGTAGCTACGGCATTTCCGACAAGTTAGAAGCAGTAGTTAGTCTGCCTTACATCGAGTCGAAAGGCAATGCTGACGAACAAGTCGTAAAAGCGCAGAACTACACCAACCGGCGCGCAGGGTTACAAGACCT contains:
- a CDS encoding alpha/beta hydrolase family protein — translated: MKKLVSRSLWNWVVLMLLSLIICTEAQAQAPTAKRYSLEGQWKGALTVPGGSLPMMITVTELADGNRFAVLDVPMQRVNREPMTVTPRGDTLTFEAEQAGCRFVGRRSADGQQLLGVWQQTGYSAPLTLLFIPPATTAAPKIFKFPPPYRVEEVKVPNTIDHLSLAGTLTIPAGEGPFPAVVVLSDLDTQTRDAVYGDYALTGSLADFLTRRGIAVLRLDDRGIGQSAGDSATVTTADRVRDAQAALSFLRTRPLIDIAHLGMVGHGEGGNIALLAAAQPLAPTFVVALAATGLPGRETLAEQRPSLLLRSGVADTALLGLARRQELARAAARRQAEQLRTSGSNVAQVETFLEQQRMRQKGEDRKRTDALRKRRRAMLEIVRQTADNNQAQAIVANMIQQDNPNMRLDAVHAAASRLTAPWYRSYLNFDPQASLANVRGAVLLMHGTGDDMVEAQTNLDLLAKGLKANKQVTVQKLENINHLFQAPTTEWPLINGQPRPVMAPAALEAMQTWIKARAKD
- a CDS encoding fasciclin domain-containing protein; the protein is MKKKLLTWCSSLLVGALALSSCDKKEEVDPTIANITVSNPDFQVLEDAAIRGDVAGILSNKNPNDPTNKGNYTVFAPNNAAFSRLGLNSASDLLTLQQPFLQNTLFYHVANGTIAGSDLTAGATSASALGPQRRIIRRGNDLYVNGSRILVTDVQAANGTIHVIDKVLLATKATVVESALALQTSKVFTSPELTFLVEAVLYCDLADVLSKTPNLTVFAPTDQAFKNLGTELGVSLNVPADIRKLPKEVVTAVLATHVLADGAKFTPEFVDNSTVNSFGGARLQLGTFTNGVITVKGPQNTTPANMVIPDVQATNGVVHVIDRVLRP